The Drechmeria coniospora strain ARSEF 6962 chromosome 02, whole genome shotgun sequence genome has a segment encoding these proteins:
- a CDS encoding 60S ribosomal protein L23: MAKISRGAPGGKLKMTLGLPVGAVMNCADNSGARNLYIISVKGIGARLNRLPAGGVGDMVMATVKKGKPELRKKVHPAVIVRQSKPWKRFDGVFLYFEDNAGVIVNPKGEMKGSAITGPVGKEAAELWPRIASNSGVVM, translated from the exons ATGGCCAAGATCTC GCGTGGTGCCCCTGGTGGCAAGCTCAAGATGACCTTGGGTCTTCCTGT CGGTGCCGTCATGAACTGCGCCGACAACTCTGGCGCCCGAAACCTGTACATCATCTCCGTCAAGGGTATCGGTGCCCGCCTGAaccgcctgcctgccggTGGTGTTGGTGACATGGTCATGGCCACCGTCAAGAAGGGCAAGCCCGAGCTCCGAAAGAAGGTCCACCCCGCCGTCATTGTCAGACAGTCCAAGCCCTGGAAGCGATTCGACGGTGTCTTCCTGTACTTCGAGGACAACGCTGGTGTG ATTGTCAACCCCAAGGGTGAGATGAAGGGCTCCGCTATTACCGGCCCCGTTGGCAaggaggccgccgagctgtGGCCC CGTATTGCCAGCAACTCCGGTGTCGTCATGTAA